GATCTCCGCGGCTGCCGATGCGATTATGTTTTTGTCGCTTATCAGTGGACGCAATCCCGAATTGCTGATCGGACAACACGTCAAGGCTGCGCCAATTTTGAAAGCACACGGATTAGAGGCCATTGCAACCGGCTACGCGCTCGTGGATACAGGGCAGCTAACCACAGCCGAATACGTGAGCAACACACGTCCCTTGCCGCGCGACAAACCCGAGATTGCAATGGCACACGCTCTTGCCGCTGAGTATTTGGGTATGCAATGCGTGTATTTGGACGCTGGCAGCGGGCCAGAGTTGATGGTGCCCGAAGAAATAGTACAGGCAGTCTGTAGTTATGTGTCGATTCCTATAATTGTCGGCGGTGGCATTCGCGAGCCCGAAGCTGCGGCAAAACGAGTCGCATTGGGCGCAGCTTTTGTGGTGATTGGCAGTATTTTTGAGGAAACGGGCTGGGATGCTGCGCTGATTGGCGCGTTTGCCTCTGCCATTCACTGTCTCGACTGAGTCTATTTTTTCACAATTGGGATGTCGTTACCGTCTTTGCGGACGGTTTTTTTATGCGAGCGTATTGTTATGGCTATTTCGTCTGGTGCAGTGTTGTGTTACGGTGTAATGGGCATCGATCAAATCGTGCAAGTGGCCTGGTTTCCCGAGCGCAATGGACACACGCGCGCGTTTCGCGACGAAGAATTTGTCGGTGGAGAAGCGACCAATACGGCGGTGACGTTGAGCGGATTGGGGGTCGATGTGCGGTTGATGGGGTGTGCACTGGGAGATGACCGCAGGGGCGCACTTTTCTTGCGCGCGATGCGTCAATTTGACGTGGATATTCGCAGGCTCGATATAGATCCGAGCGTTCGCACCGGACACGCCGTTATCCTGTCTGATGTCAACGGCGGGCGAACGATTTGTGGACATTTCCCCGATGTGCGCAGCAGGCCACTAACTGAGGCGGACCTCGATGGTGTCGCCCTGTTGTCGGTCGATCCCTTTTTGGGTGAAAATGCGATCCGAGCAGCTCAAATTGCGCGGTCATGTGATGTGACGGTGTTTGCTATTGAACTGACTCCCGATCATCCGCTTGCAAAATTCTGCGATGTGGTGATCAATTCTGACGGCTTTATGCG
The sequence above is drawn from the Gemmatimonadota bacterium genome and encodes:
- a CDS encoding geranylgeranylglyceryl phosphate synthase family protein, with translation ISAAADAIMFLSLISGRNPELLIGQHVKAAPILKAHGLEAIATGYALVDTGQLTTAEYVSNTRPLPRDKPEIAMAHALAAEYLGMQCVYLDAGSGPELMVPEEIVQAVCSYVSIPIIVGGGIREPEAAAKRVALGAAFVVIGSIFEETGWDAALIGAFASAIHCLD
- a CDS encoding carbohydrate kinase family protein, with translation MAISSGAVLCYGVMGIDQIVQVAWFPERNGHTRAFRDEEFVGGEATNTAVTLSGLGVDVRLMGCALGDDRRGALFLRAMRQFDVDIRRLDIDPSVRTGHAVILSDVNGGRTICGHFPDVRSRPLTEADLDGVALLSVDPFLGENAIRAAQIARSCDVTVFAIELTPDHPLAKFCDVVINSDGFMRRHRMGMPSDVAVGLLKAGIETVVITRGKQGCQVFQENGNSFEQPAYQVTARDTTGAGDAFRAGLIYGYLQGWTLTRSVQFASGSAALTCARAGGAGHIHGAEQVLQLIAVD